The Drosophila subobscura isolate 14011-0131.10 chromosome A, UCBerk_Dsub_1.0, whole genome shotgun sequence genome includes the window ACCTTATTGATGCAGCCTGGAACCGTTATGCTTTTAACGATGAAAACCTTCCAGTTTGGTTCACGCAGGATGAACAAGAACACATGACTATGGCCCAGCCAGTGCCTCAAGAGCTTACCGAAGAATACCAACGCAAGGTCCAGGAGTTAAATGTTCGCCCCATTAAAAAGGTAAtggaggcaaaggcaagaaAGAAGCGTCGTTCCTCAAAGCGTATGGCcaaggcaaagaaaatggCCGAAAAGATAATGGAAAACGCCGACGCCTCAACCCATGAGAAGGCAAAACAACTGAAAAAGGTATATAAGAAAGCtgaagagaagaaaaaggagATTACCTACGTTGTGGCTAAAAAGCACACAGCGTCTCGTCGGGCAAGTCGCCCAGCTGGTGTGAAAGGTCGCTATCGTGTCGTAGATCCGCGAGAGAAGAAGGATAAACGCTCTGCAGTGGCTATAAAGAAACGCCAAAAAAAGGGGGGTAAAActggaaaaggaaaacggTGAAAGATTCAATTTGAACAATTAAATGTAACCAGAAATAAAACGCCACTTAGTACATACTACAACTGAAAGCACAGCTTTGATTTAattggttgattgattgagCAATCAATATTACCTCACAGATTTTCTGATTACAGTACTTATATATCTCCTTgttaaaaaaagaagaaaaacggATGAAAACACTTTTAAGAAAGTTAAAGATGTAAAGTCAAAATGTTGACCAaacattttatgtattttttgtatgtttcgcagctatgtacatacggTGTCTGTACAAGTGTGTATGggattaattaataaaaaatgtaaacagaTAAAATATtgctgactgagtaccggtaTCAAACAAGAGACGCGTCgtttaaatttcaaaatatgtatttttccATGTAACTCAAATATCTTACATCTGAGCTTAATGAActctgcaataaaaaaaaactgaatttgGTAGATCTAGAGCAAGCTTTTTGGattataaacataaaattgtTCCTCATCCAACTCCTTGAGCACCAATTTGCCCTCCTTTTGCAACTTTTGAAGATGGTGGCTTACATTGTAGGACGCAGCGGGCCACAGCTCCTCAGGGGTATCTTTGTAAACCTCCCTCACAACATCCATTGATTGCCAACGCTCATTGGGGCGTTGTGTAAAAAACTGGAATATCTGCTGTTCACGATTGTTGCGATGATTTATGTAGTACTCAATTTTAGGAACGGGCTCATCGATGACATTGCCATGACCCGGAAAGATACGAAGTGGTTGGATTTTTAAAATTGTATCCAAGCTTTTCATGTACTCGTACAGATCCTCAAAGACGGCAGTACCCTCGCCTACGGAAAGATTGCATTATAAAAATGGAAGAATCAAAAACAGACTCCAAGCCGAAAACAAACCTAAAATGCAGTCCCCACTGAAGAGGGTTCCTTCGTCCATTGCTATTGCAATATGATCCGTGGTGTGTCCTGGAGTGTGTACAACACGCATATTGGCTCCTTCAACTGAGAACTCTTGGTTGTTCGAAAGGGGTTGCAATTGTATGTGAGCTGGGATCTCTGGGCATGCATCACTTGCATCGGTCCGACGAAACTTAAACACTTGACAGTCTGAATGGAAGAGCACTTATAAGAACCTGCCAGAGACAATTATAGACAGTTATACCATTGTCTGCCAGTCTGCTGCCCACAATATCCTTAACACCACCGACGTGGTCATGGTGCCAGTGAGTGAGGATGATAGTGGCAATGGAGGCCTGCTCCTTGCGAAGGACATCGTTTAAGTGTTCTATGTACTGAGGAACATCTTCATCCCCGGTATCAATCAGTATCCGTCTAATAGATGATGATTTGTGGGCAGGTTATATTATTAGTTGAACTTTGGATTGAACATTGGACATACTCacttttttccatttccaagcAGATAGGTGTTGGTGCCTTGCAACGTCATAACACTAGGATTACATCCTAGTATACGTATTATGGAGGATGTAAGGCGAGTGACAGGCGGAATTAATGCCATTTAACTTCACTTTGTTGAATCGGAATTAATTAGGCGGCTACTTGTTGTTACGTAGGAGTGTTTATCACCACGACCAATAAAAGATTCGAAATATCGATAGAATACTTCTTGACTCACAAAAATACACCAAAATATAcgctttcattttcaaaatttaattttataatgtAATTATCTCTTACTCGGTActcaatttataaatttataaggagaaaaacaaaatatttattgaatttctgtCCTTCCGGGTACAGTACTTTCTCCAAGCATTAATAAAATGTAGAAAAGTGTATGAATCATAATCATTAAATTTCCAAATATTGCTGCAACGACGTGATGCAGGGTGAAATGGTCATCTGAGATGGCAGGagaatatttaacatttacgTAGATCCCGAAAAGATCGGAAGTGTGCAAGAAAAGAGATCGCCAAGAGGAAGACAAGCATCAAACGCAGCACCATCAGAGACGGGAGCTGataaatagaaaaacaatgtttaatatatttttcttttattattggTTTTTCTCGCttcaaaaaagttactgagcggttttgcatatttaacaTATTGTGCAAAATGAAACAGAACAATAGAGAGCTATTTTGTTAATGATTATAGCAATACTTTTAAAATTATATGGAATCTGGCATTTTaaagattttaattaaagttgcGCTATTCCAAAGACGTGTTCAACACAGATATCCACTCCAAAATCTCCTCCTTCTCAATGTTGGCTACTTCATCATCATTCATGTCCCGCAACATGATTAGCCGGTGAAAGATAATATTCTTCTGCTGATTTAATTCAAGTATCATTgctaaatattaataattattttatttatgaagaGGTAAAACTTTTTTGCCCCTCTTTATaagctttttttttctctaaGCTCTTTTTTCATGGATGTTGGAAGGTGCCAGTGTCCGCCGATGTTTCACATTTCACATCTTTTAAAAATTCCCACCGTTCCTCAGAACCCGTAGAACCGGGAATACATCGATGTTTGTTTCCCACAAATCGATAGTGACATCGATTGTTTTGGAATAGCGATGCATTGCAACCCACCATATGTGTATGGCCAAGATTTGGTTATATAAAATTAACATGATtcaaaacatttgttttcaGCTTGGGAGGCTACGGTTAGAAAGTATTGAATCAATCGTTTTCTATTTACTAATTCGTGAATATTTCCCTTAATTAGGCTTGGCAGCTGCATCGTTTCTAGTGTACAAGTACGCGAAAAGGGCCATTTGAGCCGGCCCCGCTTAAGGAATCCTTACTGGAATCTGCGGAAACAACGAACCGTAAGCAGTGTCTTAATGCTTATACTTACCAATTTTAacattgatttttgtgtgcaataGAATACGGAAGACTTAGTGACtacagaaaacaaacagtTCATCAATGAGTTAGCTTGCGAAAAATACGGTACTCCGGCGCTTAGCAAGAGCATTCAGTCACAAGAAAATAAGTTGATCCAGACCAATGATCCGGAAGATGAAATTCGTTCGTGGACCGAGAAGACGAGGCGTTGCGGTGTGATAGCGCGGAAGATTGGACAGTATCCGCTATGGcttaaaaatggcaaaaaagtgCGCACCACATTGTTACAGATTGCTGACAACCATGTTATTAAATACATGCCACCCGAGGAGTGTGGGCCCAATAAGAATCCAAGCAGTGAACACAAGTTGAACAAGTATGGCTGCATCCTCGTGGGTGCTGAAAGTACGAACCCAACCATGCTGACTAAAGAATACTGCGAGATATTTCGGGGTGCAGGCGTTGCTCCAAAAAAGAATATCATGCGTTTTATGGTCTCACCACAAGGAGCAATAGCACCTGGAACACCTTTGAATGTTGCCCACTTTCGCGTTGGAGAATATGTGGATGTTCGCGGCAAAACGTGAGTATTtcagaatatattttattaagattaattaattgtttggACTATCTTTTCATTACAGCGTAGACCACGGCTTCCAAGGTGTAGTCAAGCGGCACGGATTCAAGGGAATGCCTGCTTCACATGGCGTTACCAAGACTCATCGCCGTGCCGGTAATATTGGCGGTGGTGGCGAAAAGGGACGTGTCTGGCCTGGTACAAAAATGCCTGGTCACATGGGAAACCGTTGGCGTGTTCTTAAAGGACTGCGAATTTGGCGCACGAACGCAAAGTACAATGTCATGTGGGTGCAAGGTAGCGCAGTGCCTGGACCTACCGGTGGACTAGTATATATATACGATACGCTTTTACCCCTGCGGAAGCTGAAAGAAGCTCCCCCGTTTCCCACATTTTATGATGAGGTGGATACTACTTCTGAAGACAGTTGGTATGAGCAGATGCACAAATTTAAGGATGAAACCATTGTATACAAGAGCGAATAGTTTTATTTGCTATCCCTGAGAGCAagcttaatttcatttaaaacgCAATACAAATAAAGCTGGAAGACTATTTAATACAATGCACGAGGAGTAACGTTATAGGACGGACGCTGCTAAAGCACCGTCactaattttaatattattcgTCTACGAGCGCATTATCCTTAACAACATTCTCGTCTCTCGAAGCGCTCTTTCCTTAGCAGAATTCACGCCTTCCGGAGCGCACCATCCTCGGGAACATTCTTGTTCCTACCCGCTACCGACCCTTTACAGTCCCTGAAGAGTGACACAAGTACAAACCTGCTCAAAACTCAAAGCGGTAAACCTAAAAATAGTAAAGAAAAATACCTTAAAATGACAGCTTACTCTACGCTTTATTATTGACCCAGGAGATCTTTTCTTTTATAGTTACAAAATTCAGAGATCAAACAAATGTATGTGAAACCCGGCGCGGCGAGCATACTCCAGTCAGAGGGCCGTCACAACTAATTTTATTCATCAATCTGTAACTCTACAGGTGGTAGTCAGAAAGCGCACCTGCGTTTTTGTCTTCTGAGGAGCAATTCCATCCTTGGCAGAAGTCGCCATCgtaagaaaatcaaattaaaccTATGGAACAAGTGTCGTGTAGTGCCTTTCTTTTGCCAGTGTGGCATCAGCTGCTTTTAATTACGCTccatctacatatttacatacatatgtatgtctacATCTGCTTCTATCTTTCCTCTCACACCAACATGCCGTTCTATCTCGCTCTTCTCCGCGGAAGcgtgggtgagagagagaaaaggtgAATGAGTAACCGCGTGCAATAAGCAAAATGCGTTGACATGgaacatttatttgttcattataaatatttgaatgatCCTATCTGATCCAGATCCAGCAATCTGGTAGATCGATATATGAAATAACACTTGTTATTGTGATATCACAgaggtatacatatgtaggtgcaACATTTGGTTCCTTTACGtttgtaatttgtataatttcgCTGAATAAGGCGTAGTGGATCAGTTCTATGAGTCAGTCAGTATAGAAAAACATCatcgatttttattttgaatagtGCTTCGCagatatttataatatttcaattataatataatttaatatcaaaatttttataatttaatattattaatgtATATTTAACAAGACTTCCCGTGCTGCCAAAGTTAAAGTCTAGAGACTGGCTTTAGTCCTAGAATATAGAAACACTGACGCAATACTGCTGCAGTTGCCTCGCACATTAAAATTCGACTATGATTTACTTCAACTATTTCACcatctttgtttttcttaatGCAATAGCAACTGTCGTAAAATTCTGTAAATACAGCGCATACCTCAAAGCAAAActcgcaaagaaaatgaaggaAAAGGTCCTTCGAGCACTTTAACAATATGTCGTGTATCTTCAAAAGGGTTTTTGCCAATTTCCATTCCTTTTCGTGATCCAAAACAATCTCGACTGTATCCAAAATCGTTTTCAAGTTACTGACGTCTTCGCTCAACTTTCTTGAAATAGAGCAAATACGCGTGTAGGTGTACAATAAGTAAACTGCAGTATTTCCGCGGTCGTCCAGCATCTTGTCAAATGAAAAAACATAGTCACTTATACGGTTATGGCATAAATCTGAATACTTAATGCAGCCATAAGCAACTGCCTCTTGTGCTTCACTTAATTCATCAGGTGTGAGAATTTTGTCGCGTCCTCGACTGCATAGTTGTTCCAATGAACGTTTCATTCCCTCATTAAGCAAATCTGATAGTTTAACGGTATCACCGGAACGGGTCTTAAATTTCTTTCCATCCTCACCAAGAACCACGCCAAACTGTACATGGTTTGCACGGTGGATGGTCGGATTTAAAATGCCACAGCGCTCGGCTGCTTTGAAAATTGTGTTAAAATGTGTACTTTGTCCGGAGTCGACAACATAAATGATCCAAGTGCACTGCTCCTCGTCTATGCGGTGGCGTATGGCAGCCATATCAGATGTGTCATAGGTGAAGCCACCATCCGATTTTACGATCGTTAGAGGTACGCCACTCTTGCCCTCGTCTGACCACATAATTTGACGGCCCTCATCTTCTTCCAGCATATTTTTCTTTCGCAAAAAATCAACCACAGACAACATGTGAGATTGATAAAACGATTCACCGCGTTCCTTAACTGTAATATCTAATCGGTCATAGATAGTCTGAAATTCCTTTCGCGAAACATCACAAATAAGCGTCCATGCTTTTCTAGAGTTTTCTTCGCCGTTTTGCAGTGAAACCACTCGATTGTAAGCGCGCTTCTTGAACTCTTCATCCGTGTCAAAGCtgtaataaaaatcaaaggaCCGAAATCAacacattaaataaaacactttacACGAAGAAAAGTAGGCATAAACTAAGTGCATTAAAACATTCTGATTGATCAGGATTGGATTGGGTACCCAGCGGACACTAAAAATTCCTGTCAACCTGTGGAACAAAATTTAGTTGCCCCAAATCTTCATGATTTATCTAACATGCTATTAAAGCAAAAAATGTGGTCGGTTGTATATTCACTTACCGCTTTTTTGACTCCTTATAAAAGGATTGCAAATCTCCAATTGGCGGGCTTACGTTGAGAAAGTCGGGAAAGCGGTCTTCCAAATGTGCAATTAACATACCGAATTGGGTTCCCCAATCACCGATATGATTTATACGAATGACGTCGTGTTGCAAAAATTCTAGCAAGCGGGAAATTGATTCTCCAATAATGGTAGAGCGCAGGTGACCAACATGCATCTGCTTGGCTATGTTAGGGGAAGAAAAATCCACCAAAACTCGCTGTTTTGGTACTCTTGGAGGCTTAATACCGCTACGCAATATGTTTTGTAAAGCTTTAGCTGCATAGTCTCTTTtggaagaaaaacaaaattaaatcaattaaatatcaCAAGACATAGTACATATACTAATACCACGTACTTGCTAAGAAACACGTTCACAAAACCAGCCCCGCCAACTTCCATCTTATTTATGATCGGTGATGCGGGACACGCCTTTAGTAACTCGTTGGCAATTTCACGTGGAGTTCTGTTTACAcccatttctttcattttctttgctaaGCCCATCGCATTATTACACTGATAGTCACCATACTTTGCAGATGCACTGTTCACTGGTGCAATTATCACTGGTATGTTTCCATATTCGGGAAACGCTATTGCAAAAGCTTGTGCAAAAACGTTTTCCAAATGCTCCGTGATCGAAAAACTTTCGGTAACCTCCATTACGGATGATTTGAGTTCCTGAGCTATGGACTTTAAAGAAATTTACTTCAATTCATAAATACTTCATTAAAACAACTCACCTCCCTAATTAAGGATAAACGGTGTTTGAGCTTATTATTTGTAACTTTGAGTTTGATCAGATCATCGTCAGTTTCCTCACAGCGGTCGCCGCGTGTTACCGAGTTTATTTGGGAAGAGAGCTCTTCTGTCTTGCGTTCCttaaaatgcatttctttAGTCCAGttatttttacacaaaatgaCATACTTACCAAATCACTCAGGGTTTTTAGTTCCAAAGCTAGTTCTGACATGTTCTTTATTTGAATTAGTAATTTGGATGCCAAAATCCACGATACACTTTTTAATAACTTTATCGTAcacgtatttatatttatcggtatatatttgtattacaTATATATCACGTAAATGGTTGTATCGATATTTATATTACTCTTGGGGGAATGCTGGGAAACTTTCAAAGATGTGAAACACGGAATCACGCTGATCacatttataataataatatggTTTTATATGTATTAGCAGACTTCGGTTTTTACTTTCTCAAACAAATTCCAATTTAAGCCTATTACTCTGACGCTCTTAATTTACCGTCGACCAAATCAGGAATGATATTcgtataaaaacaataaaaaatgcatgCCTGAATTTCGGTCGACCGTTTCGCAGGAAACAAGGAAACTGGCGCAAGTTGCCTAAAAAACTGCAATAATGAAGACATTTTTAATCTTAATTATGTagttaattgttaattgtaaACCAGGTACTCATTTTAAAAGGAAATATAAAAactttttgattgcatttttggATAATGCGGTACTTTCTCAATCGATTCCCCGTCATACTTTTGAATAGTTAAATGCGTTTAAGGCGTATAAAATAAGGCGTGTCGATGTCGAATGTTTGTTGCTTTCATCAGCTGTTCTCTGCAAATATGATGGCCTTTTCTGCTTCATTGCGTACATTCCGATATCGATAGCAGTGTGAAAATTCTATATATGAGTATCAAATTCTTTTCTTCTGAAATacaaactatttttatttgtaaacgAACTCGTCCCGTAGCCAAAATTCAATAACTCTACTCTGTGCAAGTGTAAACGTAATTTCTGAGTTATTGAGTTGACTCAACTATCGAGACGTAACTCATGTCAGTGTAAATAGGCAATTAcacaaatattgtatgtatgtatcgaTAGAGCGGCGAGGGATTTATTGACCAAGCTCTACTTTGGTGCTCTCAATTGTGCAGTTATTGGTATTAGTTAAAAGAAGTGAAGTTCGATATTATATAGAGGACTTGATCATAAACAACTTATAAAGTTGAACGTGGGGAAATCTTCTTGGAGATACTACACATGTACATTTCttttaaacatacatatacatatgtacataggtaggCCTCTGCACCTAGTCAAAAATATGAAAGTGCTGCtgacaattttaaatttttttacaTGAGCAATTGAAAGTCCACTTCGAGTTGTCTGTAAACATTTTGTAGAAACAATTTAAGGAAATGCAACTGAATTTTGTGTACGTGCAAATTTAGGCGATGGCCAAGGATCTTCACACTGACAACTAAGTTTTATCATGtcatttatgtacacatatgtacatatgaatacatacatgtatgaaACAAAAGTCATAGATGTATGGAAAGGAGTCATGTTTTCGTTATACTCGGTACTTGAAGAGTGACGGGGGTGTATTAAATTTGTGCTCGAAATTGGGTGTATGAAAAGCACAGAAGGaatcgtttccgaccccataaagtgtgcatacatatgtacatatgtatattcttgatcagcatgaATAGCTGagtctatgtacatatgtatgtttgtctgtccatctgtctctTAGACACCtgtttctcagagactatacgAACTAGTGCAACTcaattttgcatccatgcTGCTctgatatcacactgaatcaTGTTTGCTTAACAATTGCGCAcacaattttaaaatattgaagATAGGAGAAAACGAATGGCCACATCTATCAGATTTCTGAGTAAGATTCAGATTGGATCACTAGTATAGcgagaatgaagaaattcatttgcagtggctagcCCTCATCCACTCCAGCAGCTCGCACACTCTGGCTCGTGCGGTGTGTGGCGCTGTTGGCGGGGGGCCAGCTAAAAgggtgtgttggtgtgagaaagTTTGAGAAGTGTAGAAAAATTTAAGATTCAAGAAAAGCTTAAGGTTTTATgggatataaaagttgtgacgcgtgaCAGCGCGTCTCACAATGTTTCTCCTCGTTTAATTTATACTCTCGTTGAAATAACAAAGTGTGCTGATAAATGCGATGTTGCGATATGCCGTAGAGATgttttttgctcctttttaGTTTGACATTCCTTTTTTACATCAAAAACATTCCGTTCGTCACTGATCTTCTTTATTCCGATCTACACACTTAAGGTGCCTTGCCGCTACCAAGAAAACTAAAGTATCaagatacaaaataaattgaaccGTTTGTTAATATAGtacattttaatgaaatgGAAAGCACAAGCGTCACTGGTCGACGACGAAACAATACACGAGTGAATGCAGAGGACAACGCTCTAGATCAAATCACAAAAGAGGTACGTAAACGTCATGCATGCTGGTCGAAACGCATTACCACGAATCTTAATGCAGTTATAGTTAGTGCAATAAGCGTGGCTACataaccatgtctgtctgacCGTCCTGATGAACGCCTAGCTCTCAGAgtctataagagctagagcaaacaaatttaatttcccccAGGCTTCTTCGCCATCACACCTGTCGGGTGGCATCCTCTACATCAGAATTTGCTGTCATAAAACTCTTAAAATattctgtttgatttttaCAGGCTGAAGCGCGTCTTGCTGCACGTCGTCAGGCACGTGCTGAAGCGCGCGAGATACGTATGAGAGAGCTTGAACGCCAACAAAaggaacaagaacaaaatgcTGACCGGGTATTTGATATGCACAACTCGAGTGCCAGTTTTGGTAGTGACTCGATCTCGGCACATCCTGCACGTCTCGTCTTTGGCGgattaataaatattactcGAAATACGGCATCCCGACGTAGTAGTGAAGATTCTTTGGAGGATGAAGGCAGAAGCTTACGCGACTTCAAGCACGAGCTTAACGTAGGTAGCCACATTGTTATTATTCGCCATGAATACTGCtatgcatgtttttcttttaggATGTCGAAGAACGTTTCCGGAAAGCTATGATAACCAATGCACAGCTAGACAATGATCGTGCATCACAGTCGTACGAAGTCAAATTACTTAAGGACAAATGTGAAACCATGCAAGAGGCATTCGCACAGCTGCAGCGCGAGTTTAAAGAGAAGTCGCGTGACTGCAACGCAATTAAACGAAACTTAGACCGCACCACTGTTGAGCTTAAGCTAGTTCAAGGTCAGCTTAGCGAGCGAGATTCATTGATTGCAGAGCAGGGCCTTGTGATTgttgcaattgaaaatgccGATGGCAGTGATGCCAAGCGAGCTCTAGTCAGTGTTGAAAATGCTAATGTACTGGCTTCCGTTCAGGGTTCTTTAGGTGATTGTCTTTCcgtcataaaaattaaatgaccAAAGCACCAACTCATGTACTGTGTTGTATTTCAGATGTAAGAATACAAAAGTTTAGCGATGAAAAGCAGCAATTACTATCCGAAGTGcagaagctgcaaaaaataattaaagagtATAAAAGCGAAGGAATTGTTGGAACTGGCTCACCGGGTCCCTTTGGTAAAGACAACGATTATGAGGCTCAAAGTATGCACCCAATGAATTATTATTCTCTATGTTAAATTCACTGTCTTATCCCGCAggagaagcaaacaaaatcatATCAGACTATAAATATAAGCTACAAAAGGCTGAACAAGAAATGGCTAATCTTCAATCGAGCTTAGCCCGTTCAGAGACGCAAGTTATTCGATACAAAAGCACCGCAGAAGCCGCCGaaaaggcagaagcagaattAAAAGTGGAACGCCGTAAGCTACAACGTGAGGTAAGCTATTTGCTAAGAAGTTACAAGCAACGAACAATTTATAGAACTAttgttaaatgtaaataagaaaaataatacCTATTTCTCAAAATCTAACAGCACCGTGAAGTTTTGGAAAAACTGGAAGAAACAGAGACAGCTAATAACCATTTATTGAAACGACttgacaaattaaaaaatgcgAAAAGTGCCATTCTTAAGGACCTATGACCTAAGATGTTAAATCGCATCGATATCCTCAACCCCAGCCACGACACTCATGCTACTGAGGACATCTAAAATAATACTTAATCAATATAACGTAAATATTGCAAGTAAAATTGTTGATAGCGCTGTTTAATTAATCATAATTGTAACATAaagtatgtacgagtatatttgtATTGATTTGA containing:
- the LOC117893386 gene encoding leucine-rich repeat flightless-interacting protein 2 gives rise to the protein MESTSVTGRRRNNTRVNAEDNALDQITKEAEARLAARRQARAEAREIRMRELERQQKEQEQNADRVFDMHNSSASFGSDSISAHPARLVFGGLINITRNTASRRSSEDSLEDEGRSLRDFKHELNDVEERFRKAMITNAQLDNDRASQSYEVKLLKDKCETMQEAFAQLQREFKEKSRDCNAIKRNLDRTTVELKLVQGQLSERDSLIAEQGLVIVAIENADGSDAKRALVSVENANVLASVQGSLDVRIQKFSDEKQQLLSEVQKLQKIIKEYKSEGIVGTGSPGPFGKDNDYEAQREANKIISDYKYKLQKAEQEMANLQSSLARSETQVIRYKSTAEAAEKAEAELKVERRKLQREHREVLEKLEETETANNHLLKRLDKLKNAKSAILKDL
- the LOC117893346 gene encoding probable arginine--tRNA ligase, cytoplasmic isoform X1; translation: MSELALELKTLSDLERKTEELSSQINSVTRGDRCEETDDDLIKLKVTNNKLKHRLSLIRESIAQELKSSVMEVTESFSITEHLENVFAQAFAIAFPEYGNIPVIIAPVNSASAKYGDYQCNNAMGLAKKMKEMGVNRTPREIANELLKACPASPIINKMEVGGAGFVNVFLSKDYAAKALQNILRSGIKPPRVPKQRVLVDFSSPNIAKQMHVGHLRSTIIGESISRLLEFLQHDVIRINHIGDWGTQFGMLIAHLEDRFPDFLNVSPPIGDLQSFYKESKKRFDTDEEFKKRAYNRVVSLQNGEENSRKAWTLICDVSRKEFQTIYDRLDITVKERGESFYQSHMLSVVDFLRKKNMLEEDEGRQIMWSDEGKSGVPLTIVKSDGGFTYDTSDMAAIRHRIDEEQCTWIIYVVDSGQSTHFNTIFKAAERCGILNPTIHRANHVQFGVVLGEDGKKFKTRSGDTVKLSDLLNEGMKRSLEQLCSRGRDKILTPDELSEAQEAVAYGCIKYSDLCHNRISDYVFSFDKMLDDRGNTAVYLLYTYTRICSISRKLSEDVSNLKTILDTVEIVLDHEKEWKLAKTLLKIHDILLKCSKDLFLHFLCEFCFEVCAVFTEFYDSCYCIKKNKDGEIVEVNHSRILMCEATAAVLRQCFYILGLKPVSRL
- the LOC117893435 gene encoding beta-lactamase-like protein 2 homolog, which encodes MALIPPVTRLTSSIIRILGCNPSVMTLQGTNTYLLGNGKKRILIDTGDEDVPQYIEHLNDVLRKEQASIATIILTHWHHDHVGGVKDIVGSRLADNDCQVFKFRRTDASDACPEIPAHIQLQPLSNNQEFSVEGANMRVVHTPGHTTDHIAIAMDEGTLFSGDCILGEGTAVFEDLYEYMKSLDTILKIQPLRIFPGHGNVIDEPVPKIEYYINHRNNREQQIFQFFTQRPNERWQSMDVVREVYKDTPEELWPAASYNVSHHLQKLQKEGKLVLKELDEEQFYVYNPKSLL
- the LOC117893395 gene encoding 39S ribosomal protein L3, mitochondrial, whose product is MCMAKIWLYKINMIQNICFQLGRLRLGSCIVSSVQVREKGHLSRPRLRNPYWNLRKQRTNTEDLVTTENKQFINELACEKYGTPALSKSIQSQENKLIQTNDPEDEIRSWTEKTRRCGVIARKIGQYPLWLKNGKKVRTTLLQIADNHVIKYMPPEECGPNKNPSSEHKLNKYGCILVGAESTNPTMLTKEYCEIFRGAGVAPKKNIMRFMVSPQGAIAPGTPLNVAHFRVGEYVDVRGKTVDHGFQGVVKRHGFKGMPASHGVTKTHRRAGNIGGGGEKGRVWPGTKMPGHMGNRWRVLKGLRIWRTNAKYNVMWVQGSAVPGPTGGLVYIYDTLLPLRKLKEAPPFPTFYDEVDTTSEDSWYEQMHKFKDETIVYKSE
- the LOC117893346 gene encoding probable arginine--tRNA ligase, cytoplasmic isoform X2; the protein is MEVTESFSITEHLENVFAQAFAIAFPEYGNIPVIIAPVNSASAKYGDYQCNNAMGLAKKMKEMGVNRTPREIANELLKACPASPIINKMEVGGAGFVNVFLSKDYAAKALQNILRSGIKPPRVPKQRVLVDFSSPNIAKQMHVGHLRSTIIGESISRLLEFLQHDVIRINHIGDWGTQFGMLIAHLEDRFPDFLNVSPPIGDLQSFYKESKKRFDTDEEFKKRAYNRVVSLQNGEENSRKAWTLICDVSRKEFQTIYDRLDITVKERGESFYQSHMLSVVDFLRKKNMLEEDEGRQIMWSDEGKSGVPLTIVKSDGGFTYDTSDMAAIRHRIDEEQCTWIIYVVDSGQSTHFNTIFKAAERCGILNPTIHRANHVQFGVVLGEDGKKFKTRSGDTVKLSDLLNEGMKRSLEQLCSRGRDKILTPDELSEAQEAVAYGCIKYSDLCHNRISDYVFSFDKMLDDRGNTAVYLLYTYTRICSISRKLSEDVSNLKTILDTVEIVLDHEKEWKLAKTLLKIHDILLKCSKDLFLHFLCEFCFEVCAVFTEFYDSCYCIKKNKDGEIVEVNHSRILMCEATAAVLRQCFYILGLKPVSRL